In Leuconostoc kimchii IMSNU 11154, one genomic interval encodes:
- a CDS encoding bacteriocin immunity protein: MAKNDKEIDILNDVINLLIQEDLTTDERSILQLAKQRLERHLYFPRIISDLEQSFTPLAMQQKLSKSLSPLYLKITSQEFKNKYQGFGYGLGMNFGGGGGNF; the protein is encoded by the coding sequence GTGGCTAAAAACGATAAAGAAATTGACATATTAAATGACGTCATTAATTTGTTAATACAGGAAGATTTGACGACTGATGAACGCTCCATCTTACAGCTCGCTAAACAGCGATTGGAAAGGCACCTTTATTTTCCAAGGATTATTAGTGACTTAGAACAATCATTCACGCCTTTAGCTATGCAACAAAAATTATCTAAAAGCCTATCCCCACTTTATTTAAAGATAACAAGTCAGGAATTTAAAAATAAATACCAAGGCTTTGGCTATGGATTAGGTATGAACTTTGGTGGTGGTGGTGGCAATTTTTAA
- a CDS encoding helix-turn-helix domain-containing protein, whose amino-acid sequence MNQNVIGNKIKELRTLQNLTQFELAEKANLSISLISKIEIQEENIKINTLQNIAKALNTTVESLLKKDNEYALNEQVIINKLNKLNNESKQDIEKIINQLIDYAIRNDEK is encoded by the coding sequence ATGAATCAAAATGTGATTGGTAATAAAATAAAAGAATTAAGAACATTACAAAATTTAACACAATTTGAGTTGGCAGAAAAAGCAAACTTGTCTATTTCATTAATATCAAAAATAGAAATCCAAGAAGAAAATATTAAAATAAACACTTTACAAAATATAGCAAAGGCATTAAATACAACTGTAGAATCTTTGTTAAAAAAAGACAATGAATACGCTTTAAATGAACAAGTAATAATTAATAAACTAAACAAATTAAATAACGAATCAAAACAAGATATAGAAAAGATAATTAATCAATTGATAGACTATGCAATAAGAAATGATGAAAAATAG
- a CDS encoding CPBP family intramembrane glutamic endopeptidase: MFKNRKQKSRKGLLIFIVTMLGEMFIPFDPDAIPLTFMLVMLGILLLFIFLIIKLVNSISHGGKIFQQKLTLSTFQQIMTGVVFLYFLFLYFQNGNVQSVLSLAHSPIKIIIACFAIAMGAGFFEEYFVRGYLFNICQRILNKYGLEKNRLTIISAVTSIIFGLIHLSNLSVDPAQAVYQQVFYATCIGLLFAAIRIVTNNIFIGAILHFLFDFQVDIYKVSSPDTWSSIIIVFLPIAVISMILIKSLDRSVEKQRVPFLKP, encoded by the coding sequence ATGTTTAAAAACCGGAAACAAAAATCAAGAAAAGGACTACTGATATTCATAGTGACCATGCTTGGAGAAATGTTTATACCATTTGATCCTGATGCGATTCCGTTGACCTTTATGTTGGTCATGTTAGGTATCTTATTGCTATTTATATTTTTAATCATAAAATTAGTCAACAGTATTTCTCATGGTGGCAAAATTTTCCAACAAAAGTTGACGTTATCAACATTTCAGCAAATCATGACCGGCGTGGTATTTTTATATTTTCTTTTTCTATATTTCCAAAATGGTAATGTGCAAAGCGTTTTATCGTTAGCACATAGTCCGATTAAAATTATAATAGCTTGTTTTGCCATTGCAATGGGTGCTGGTTTTTTCGAAGAATATTTTGTAAGGGGCTACTTATTTAATATTTGCCAAAGAATTTTAAACAAATATGGGTTAGAAAAAAATCGATTGACGATTATATCTGCTGTGACCAGTATTATTTTTGGTCTGATTCATTTAAGTAATTTATCAGTTGATCCGGCTCAAGCAGTATATCAGCAAGTGTTCTACGCAACATGTATCGGGTTACTTTTTGCAGCAATTAGAATTGTTACCAATAATATTTTCATAGGTGCGATATTGCATTTCCTGTTTGACTTTCAAGTCGATATTTATAAAGTGTCTTCTCCTGATACATGGTCTTCTATTATCATTGTCTTTCTGCCCATTGCTGTTATCAGTATGATTCTAATTAAGTCATTAGATCGTTCTGTAGAAAAACAGCGTGTGCCTTTCTTAAAACCTTAA
- a CDS encoding GNAT family N-acetyltransferase codes for MVSASYKRIQNTNDYDIKDFIFDWTELSAIGIVIGAFNADKLLGLIVFVRHPDKQYLFNEIFNVEVINSYQSKGVGSRLLALTMIDSENYNFDGYVQLKSKTTDVQNFYLHLGAINNGGQRMLFETEASANVIDKYLPQGGYVNGL; via the coding sequence ATGGTAAGTGCAAGTTATAAGCGTATACAAAACACTAACGATTATGATATCAAGGATTTCATATTTGATTGGACAGAATTGTCGGCAATAGGAATTGTTATCGGTGCCTTCAACGCAGACAAACTACTTGGTCTGATAGTATTTGTACGACACCCAGATAAACAGTATCTGTTCAATGAAATTTTCAATGTTGAAGTAATAAATTCTTACCAAAGTAAAGGCGTAGGCTCTAGATTACTAGCTTTGACTATGATTGATTCTGAAAATTATAATTTTGATGGATATGTACAACTAAAGTCTAAAACAACGGATGTACAAAATTTTTACTTACACTTAGGTGCTATTAACAACGGTGGACAGAGGATGCTATTTGAAACCGAAGCAAGTGCCAATGTAATTGATAAATATTTGCCACAAGGAGGTTATGTTAATGGATTATAA
- a CDS encoding helix-turn-helix domain-containing protein translates to MDYKKTLSKLNELKQVMFNNTDNTVAYHKAGQEYDNILFKNMSFREYTFLVQNMTHKPTTEDDAKLVAASSDNKNLSEVVELTDQAQLAYAIKWYRQARKMTQGEVARITGISQSQIAKAESAKTDIPYSGASKILKAVGKPIRFA, encoded by the coding sequence ATGGATTATAAGAAGACTTTATCTAAGCTCAATGAATTGAAACAAGTGATGTTTAACAACACTGATAACACCGTTGCTTACCATAAGGCTGGACAAGAATATGATAATATTTTGTTTAAAAACATGTCATTTCGAGAATATACATTTCTAGTGCAAAATATGACACATAAACCGACAACCGAAGATGATGCTAAATTAGTTGCGGCGTCTTCGGACAATAAAAACCTTAGCGAAGTTGTAGAACTAACAGACCAAGCTCAGTTAGCATACGCAATAAAATGGTATCGTCAAGCACGTAAGATGACTCAGGGGGAAGTTGCTAGAATTACAGGCATTTCTCAAAGTCAGATAGCTAAAGCTGAGAGTGCTAAGACAGATATTCCTTACTCAGGTGCTTCAAAAATTTTAAAAGCAGTTGGGAAACCTATCAGATTTGCATAA
- a CDS encoding bacteriocin immunity protein, which translates to MRSAIKWYTGGQERGKAALELLTQLRQQVDGAEYVALQEILASYFKEIKTETGSIPLILSRMNLDISRVMINNHIVLPSDAQKTLKKLTELSQIRYGY; encoded by the coding sequence ATGAGGTCAGCTATTAAATGGTATACTGGTGGACAAGAAAGAGGCAAAGCTGCGCTAGAACTGCTCACACAATTACGTCAGCAAGTAGATGGTGCGGAGTATGTTGCATTACAGGAAATTTTAGCCAGTTATTTTAAGGAAATTAAAACAGAAACAGGATCGATACCATTGATACTTAGCAGAATGAACCTTGATATATCGCGTGTCATGATTAATAATCATATCGTACTACCATCGGATGCACAAAAAACGTTAAAAAAATTAACTGAACTGAGTCAAATTAGGTATGGCTATTAA
- a CDS encoding ATP-binding protein: protein MVNHMTLNHFVTKSETNEALTLDPNALLAHHLMIVGATGNGKSTSLLSLVESLQQIEQTTIIFDATGEYSQIPHAITYTLGENANLDFSEIDAHDVADILGIYSDRLIQKVAMAIESLRIQKNIIKNTGTYIKINKRLTTFDQEQQQLSVFGYDYDATLLMSQMIQEFAVPFGDSKANYELLGQEIDYTAVRSQWGELLSGQSRVGNPTLNRVFNMHHHTHDVPRATQTDIFYILRLFSEHRSQQRTLVIDVSQLKAGSSVSRLVLSLLLKKLLLIRMASASRFPITIFLDEAHRYMPESQEQLNDTGLFKILREGRKYGIYSVVSTQSPLDMPAQISGQFGSLLVHQLNNPDELQQIGVLNNGIDYHHLAVGQAALKKYQDSDTMLVNVVNPTTKHDTASPEFR from the coding sequence ATGGTAAATCACATGACCTTAAATCACTTTGTGACAAAAAGTGAGACGAATGAAGCATTGACACTTGATCCCAATGCGTTATTAGCGCATCATTTAATGATTGTCGGTGCGACGGGTAATGGCAAATCGACATCATTATTATCATTAGTAGAATCATTACAGCAGATTGAGCAAACAACGATTATTTTTGATGCCACGGGAGAGTACAGTCAAATACCACATGCCATTACCTATACTTTGGGTGAGAATGCTAATTTGGATTTTTCAGAAATAGACGCTCATGATGTGGCCGACATATTAGGCATCTATAGTGATCGCTTAATCCAAAAAGTGGCGATGGCAATCGAATCACTGAGAATTCAGAAAAACATCATCAAAAATACGGGGACTTACATCAAAATTAATAAAAGGTTAACTACATTTGATCAGGAACAGCAACAATTGTCAGTTTTTGGTTATGATTATGATGCCACACTGTTGATGTCACAAATGATTCAAGAATTTGCGGTACCATTTGGTGATTCAAAAGCCAATTATGAGTTATTAGGGCAAGAAATTGATTACACAGCTGTTAGATCACAGTGGGGGGAACTATTGAGTGGGCAATCTCGGGTAGGCAATCCGACTTTAAACCGTGTCTTTAATATGCATCATCATACGCATGATGTACCTCGAGCAACGCAGACAGATATATTTTATATTTTAAGGTTATTTTCAGAACACCGTAGCCAGCAGCGTACACTAGTTATTGATGTCAGTCAGTTAAAAGCGGGCAGTTCAGTTAGCCGATTAGTGTTATCACTGTTGCTAAAAAAGTTATTGCTTATTCGAATGGCTAGTGCGTCACGCTTCCCAATCACAATCTTTCTTGATGAAGCACATCGCTACATGCCAGAGAGCCAAGAACAACTTAATGATACGGGCTTATTTAAAATATTGCGTGAAGGACGGAAGTACGGTATCTATTCAGTGGTTTCCACACAATCACCACTGGATATGCCTGCACAAATCAGCGGGCAATTTGGGAGTTTACTTGTCCATCAATTAAACAATCCAGATGAATTACAACAAATAGGTGTCTTAAACAATGGGATTGATTATCATCATTTAGCTGTTGGGCAAGCCGCACTTAAAAAATACCAGGATTCTGACACAATGCTGGTTAATGTCGTGAATCCAACGACTAAACATGATACAGCCTCGCCAGAATTTAGGTAA
- a CDS encoding TetR/AcrR family transcriptional regulator C-terminal domain-containing protein: MNRQEKNEATQQRIVSALVSLIDTKGFTNITVSDITRVAKLSRGTFYIYYLDKYDLLKKIETKLIANMEQLMQTNLDKTIYWVDSHKHEQAANRLDYSPYKSIIQSFDYLDQNRIVLNALLSKNGDPQFLYQLKALMDRQITLHNDNIFIHEENMMPHDYQHVLLVNSIISIIGHWLQKETPESPIELADILINSRLLAPYHEKNDK; this comes from the coding sequence ATGAATCGACAGGAAAAAAACGAAGCGACACAACAGCGAATTGTATCCGCTTTAGTGTCACTAATTGATACTAAAGGATTTACTAATATCACTGTTTCAGACATCACGCGTGTCGCTAAGCTGAGTCGTGGTACTTTTTATATTTATTATTTAGATAAATATGACCTTCTAAAAAAAATCGAAACAAAATTGATTGCAAACATGGAGCAACTCATGCAGACAAATCTTGATAAGACTATTTATTGGGTAGATAGCCATAAGCATGAACAAGCAGCCAATAGATTAGACTATTCTCCCTACAAAAGTATTATCCAATCGTTTGATTATCTTGATCAGAACCGAATTGTACTTAACGCATTGCTTTCTAAAAATGGTGATCCACAATTTTTATATCAATTAAAAGCGCTTATGGATAGACAAATTACATTGCATAATGACAATATTTTTATCCATGAAGAGAATATGATGCCACATGATTATCAACATGTGTTGCTCGTCAACAGCATCATTAGTATTATTGGTCATTGGTTACAAAAAGAAACACCTGAATCACCGATTGAATTGGCTGATATTTTAATTAATAGTCGCCTACTTGCCCCCTACCATGAAAAAAACGATAAATGA
- a CDS encoding YhgE/Pip domain-containing protein yields the protein MLSIEWKKIWKNKFMVVVLIAIMLIPSIYAVGFLKSMWDPYGKIKNLPVAVVNEDQSVVYHDKKLAVGDQLQKKLEKSDAMKFSFPTKKVAASGLSSGKYYMVMTIPEDFSKNATTLMDKQPKKMVLKYSTSAGHSFIAEKFSKSGAESIASAISTTITKNYAETMFSQIQTMGNGFSNAANGNKKLARGSEQLKVGSDKLNTNLQLLSTSTLTFSNGSHTLTQGLDQYFNGVSQVASGSTKISSGLNQLSGNVSKLNNGMGKLYTGSAQLDSGIGQYTVGVDRVNQGASALNQGAQQLAASSGTVGSGVKALSDGAAALHHGVVQYTNGTTTAYKASEQISSGLAQMNTALNSQDSKEKMQQLQAGLQAYQAGLAHLKTSLNGNDNQNSDVVNQMTTSMTNLADNLTTMSQYISETQTKLTTVAQAQHLTSEQIHALESAMLPSDAVNASLKSATHNLQTLQSQLPALLQTNNVTLKQAQTSVDSLANSFGNGTEGTKTVYGGINSLIASMTAVQGNAAQLTNGANQLTGGLSQIDQQSNKLLTGATQLNNGLGQLNANIPALTNGINALATGSSKLNTGTQALSGSNKNLNTGAQKLTNGLSDVNKNMPVLDHAVSQLATGSNQATHGLSQLTNNNSKLLAGSQKLSQGAVKISDGTHKLADGSGQLGDGISKVTDGNSLLASKLAQVGEKASDVKPSQTTYRQLATPTTTKHTEKDNVPNNGTAMAPYMLSVALFVGAVAFNFMFDLVTPLKYPKKAISWWASKMSVLYPFAFLQAAVMYVVALTIVGIKPVNYGATFVVIVVTSFAFIAVVTALNLWFGKVGSFLAMILMIVQLGGSAGTYPIQLSNGFFEAIHPYLPMTYSVNALRESLMIGNSAMPDILVLLLIFVLFTLIMIGFYMTKKRHLKKINYRKA from the coding sequence ATGCTTAGTATCGAGTGGAAAAAAATTTGGAAGAATAAGTTTATGGTTGTTGTTTTGATTGCCATTATGCTCATTCCTTCAATTTATGCTGTTGGGTTTTTAAAATCAATGTGGGATCCATATGGCAAGATTAAAAATTTGCCTGTTGCAGTCGTTAATGAGGATCAATCAGTTGTTTATCATGATAAAAAATTAGCAGTTGGTGATCAGTTACAAAAAAAATTGGAAAAATCAGATGCCATGAAATTTAGTTTTCCAACTAAAAAAGTTGCAGCGTCTGGGTTATCTAGTGGTAAGTATTACATGGTAATGACTATTCCAGAAGATTTTTCAAAAAATGCAACGACATTAATGGATAAACAGCCTAAAAAAATGGTGCTGAAATACAGTACAAGTGCTGGGCATAGTTTTATAGCAGAAAAATTCTCAAAGTCTGGTGCTGAGAGTATTGCTAGTGCCATTTCAACAACAATTACGAAAAATTATGCAGAAACGATGTTTAGCCAAATTCAGACAATGGGAAACGGTTTTTCGAATGCAGCTAACGGCAACAAAAAATTAGCCCGTGGTAGCGAACAATTAAAAGTTGGGAGTGATAAGCTCAACACTAATTTGCAATTACTGAGTACTAGTACATTAACTTTCAGTAATGGCTCGCATACTTTAACACAAGGCCTGGACCAATATTTTAACGGTGTGAGTCAAGTCGCATCCGGTAGTACTAAGATAAGTTCTGGGCTCAATCAATTGTCAGGTAATGTTTCCAAGTTAAACAACGGCATGGGAAAATTATATACAGGTTCTGCTCAGTTAGACTCAGGGATTGGACAGTACACGGTAGGCGTTGATCGTGTCAATCAAGGGGCTAGTGCTTTAAATCAAGGGGCACAGCAGCTAGCAGCTAGCAGTGGAACTGTTGGTTCAGGTGTCAAAGCACTTTCTGATGGCGCGGCTGCTTTGCATCATGGGGTCGTTCAATATACAAATGGCACAACAACTGCTTACAAAGCGAGTGAACAAATCTCTAGTGGTTTGGCCCAGATGAACACAGCCTTAAATAGTCAAGACTCAAAAGAAAAAATGCAACAATTACAAGCTGGCTTACAAGCGTATCAAGCTGGCTTGGCACATTTAAAAACATCGCTGAATGGGAATGACAATCAAAATAGTGATGTGGTGAATCAAATGACCACCAGTATGACCAATTTAGCAGATAACTTGACCACAATGAGCCAATACATCAGTGAGACACAAACAAAGTTGACTACTGTGGCTCAAGCACAACATCTGACGAGTGAACAGATACATGCGCTTGAAAGTGCCATGTTACCAAGTGATGCGGTGAATGCATCACTAAAATCAGCGACGCATAATCTACAAACGTTGCAATCACAATTACCAGCGTTATTACAAACAAATAATGTCACATTAAAACAAGCACAGACGAGTGTTGATAGTCTAGCTAACAGTTTTGGTAATGGGACAGAGGGTACAAAAACAGTCTATGGTGGAATCAATAGCCTAATAGCTTCTATGACAGCAGTTCAAGGCAATGCAGCTCAGCTGACAAATGGTGCAAACCAACTGACTGGTGGGTTATCACAAATTGATCAACAATCGAACAAATTACTGACCGGTGCAACGCAATTAAATAATGGATTGGGACAACTCAATGCCAATATACCAGCGTTAACAAATGGTATCAATGCGTTAGCTACAGGTAGTTCGAAACTTAATACAGGGACGCAAGCATTATCTGGTAGCAATAAGAATCTGAACACAGGTGCCCAAAAACTGACTAATGGTTTATCAGACGTGAACAAGAATATGCCAGTACTGGATCATGCAGTATCCCAATTAGCCACTGGCAGTAATCAAGCCACTCATGGCCTAAGTCAGTTGACCAATAATAATAGCAAACTATTAGCTGGGTCTCAAAAATTATCTCAAGGAGCTGTGAAAATCTCTGATGGGACTCATAAATTGGCTGACGGATCAGGGCAACTAGGAGATGGCATTTCTAAAGTAACAGATGGTAATAGCTTGTTAGCTAGTAAGCTGGCACAAGTTGGCGAAAAGGCGAGCGATGTTAAACCATCGCAAACCACTTATCGTCAGTTAGCTACGCCAACGACTACAAAACATACTGAAAAAGATAATGTGCCAAATAATGGGACAGCCATGGCACCATATATGTTGTCAGTTGCACTATTCGTTGGCGCCGTTGCCTTTAATTTTATGTTTGATTTGGTAACGCCTCTTAAATATCCTAAAAAAGCGATCAGTTGGTGGGCTAGCAAAATGTCTGTCTTGTATCCGTTTGCTTTTCTTCAAGCAGCGGTTATGTATGTGGTAGCGTTGACGATTGTTGGTATCAAACCTGTTAATTATGGGGCAACTTTTGTTGTCATTGTCGTGACTTCCTTTGCATTTATTGCAGTGGTTACTGCCTTGAATTTATGGTTTGGTAAAGTGGGTTCTTTCCTCGCTATGATTTTGATGATTGTGCAACTAGGTGGCTCGGCGGGGACGTATCCAATTCAACTATCCAATGGCTTCTTCGAAGCGATTCATCCTTATTTACCAATGACATATTCTGTCAACGCACTACGTGAATCATTGATGATTGGTAACTCTGCTATGCCAGATATTCTCGTTTTGCTTCTTATATTTGTTTTATTTACGCTGATCATGATTGGTTTTTATATGACAAAAAAGCGACATTTGAAAAAAATTAATTACCGAAAAGCTTAA
- a CDS encoding XRE family transcriptional regulator: MKNVFKSQLSLLRQKKNLSQEALAQKLYVSRQSVSKWEHGDAEPDIAKLISLAEILAVDLNFLLSGQQSNEDLIIQLQKISKKFSKTVLKEINLSVYGRDRIALLGANGSGKTTIVNTIIGLIKPDSGQVKRFFNPVHDLSVMPQENVLIETLKVQEHVMLSTKIQKQYSPLFVTEMIEKFNLNEQSQVIISKLSGGQRRRLALLISLLKPSKLLILDEPTVGMDLESIDFFWHYLDHVGGSVITITHDFNQIDQYFTRVVLLKDGVIAKEESVAAIHANNQTIEQWYRLNNQEVG; this comes from the coding sequence ATGAAAAATGTTTTTAAATCGCAGCTGAGCTTGTTGCGACAGAAAAAGAACTTGTCACAGGAAGCCTTAGCTCAGAAATTATACGTGTCTCGACAGTCTGTATCGAAATGGGAACATGGTGATGCGGAACCAGACATTGCTAAATTAATTTCATTGGCAGAAATTTTAGCAGTTGACTTAAATTTCCTATTGTCAGGTCAGCAGAGCAATGAGGATTTGATTATACAATTGCAAAAAATAAGCAAAAAATTTAGCAAGACGGTACTCAAAGAAATTAATTTATCAGTCTATGGTCGTGACCGAATTGCACTGTTGGGTGCTAATGGCTCCGGAAAGACAACAATCGTTAATACAATTATTGGGTTGATTAAGCCTGATAGTGGGCAAGTGAAACGCTTTTTTAATCCGGTTCACGATCTAAGTGTGATGCCGCAAGAAAATGTACTCATTGAAACCTTAAAAGTACAAGAGCATGTCATGCTCTCAACGAAGATTCAAAAACAATATTCACCGTTATTTGTGACTGAAATGATTGAAAAGTTTAATCTCAATGAACAATCGCAGGTGATTATTAGCAAATTGTCAGGTGGTCAAAGAAGAAGACTAGCTTTGTTGATCAGTTTACTTAAACCATCAAAATTATTGATTTTAGATGAACCAACAGTGGGGATGGATTTGGAATCAATTGATTTTTTCTGGCACTATCTGGATCATGTAGGGGGTAGTGTGATAACAATTACACACGATTTTAATCAAATTGATCAATATTTTACGCGTGTTGTGTTGTTGAAAGATGGTGTCATTGCGAAAGAAGAATCAGTTGCAGCAATACATGCCAACAACCAAACCATTGAACAATGGTATCGTCTTAATAATCAGGAGGTTGGGTAA
- a CDS encoding multidrug ABC transporter permease has translation MMIWLDIKETCRNKRFLLFTLIFPLAWYVMMISMAKASGFFTTANAYLWLSAACAIGIAGNAVVTFSKKISHTRKFYQLQNLTSEYSMRHWLIDQMSVQVILNFVICFVIVMAGLLMQSLVFNLNLVLMLGLFSLMGIYLSAIGFLLGIFLDSRTLDALGMPLSMGFGMLMIRLDTWLSGTVVEIITVIQKFFPGYYLFDIVQKMILNQNFNHALLRFGLSSLMIVIPFVIIGIVQHQSPVSGGITND, from the coding sequence ATGATGATATGGTTAGATATTAAAGAAACTTGTCGAAACAAGCGTTTTTTGTTATTCACACTGATTTTTCCACTAGCGTGGTATGTGATGATGATCAGTATGGCCAAGGCATCGGGGTTTTTCACCACGGCAAACGCTTATTTGTGGTTAAGTGCTGCCTGTGCAATTGGTATTGCTGGCAATGCTGTGGTCACTTTTTCTAAAAAGATCAGTCATACCAGAAAATTTTATCAATTGCAGAACCTGACATCAGAGTATAGCATGAGACATTGGCTGATAGATCAAATGAGTGTACAAGTGATATTGAATTTTGTCATTTGTTTTGTGATAGTCATGGCTGGTTTATTGATGCAATCGCTAGTATTTAATTTGAATCTGGTTCTTATGCTAGGGCTATTTTCTTTAATGGGTATCTATTTAAGCGCTATCGGTTTTCTATTAGGTATTTTTTTAGATAGTCGGACACTTGATGCGCTCGGTATGCCTTTGAGCATGGGATTTGGGATGCTTATGATTCGACTTGATACATGGTTGTCTGGTACTGTGGTCGAGATTATCACGGTGATTCAAAAGTTTTTCCCCGGTTATTATTTGTTTGACATCGTACAAAAAATGATTTTAAATCAAAATTTTAATCATGCGTTATTACGTTTTGGGTTGAGTAGCTTAATGATTGTGATACCTTTCGTGATTATAGGCATTGTGCAGCATCAAAGTCCTGTCAGTGGGGGAATAACTAATGATTAA
- a CDS encoding DUF975 family protein, giving the protein MITNRQIKQTAWSRVTTHFKAAFLLSLVPMIFTVFGVMSDHNSRDVTFSQNVNPTAQSITKAANDMGHFLQDNWFTVIVVGFVFFAIMMSFAALVAAISDFFTESTVSGFIDWHESDRTPESPIKAGLSLLTNTAFQIAFLRAIYTLLWTLLFVVPGIIKSFSYSQAVYLYRDDLHAGRDIQSAKYYIAQSQQLMTDHKGQLFIMYLSLIGWYFLNFATFGLANLFTLPYTMAIRAEFYVALRGNQPEKTTIL; this is encoded by the coding sequence ATGATAACTAACAGACAAATTAAGCAAACCGCGTGGTCTCGTGTCACCACTCACTTTAAAGCCGCATTTTTACTATCATTAGTTCCGATGATATTCACTGTATTTGGCGTGATGTCAGATCATAATTCTCGCGATGTGACATTTTCGCAAAATGTTAATCCTACAGCACAATCAATCACCAAAGCAGCCAATGACATGGGACACTTTCTCCAAGACAATTGGTTCACCGTTATCGTTGTTGGCTTCGTTTTTTTCGCTATTATGATGTCATTCGCTGCATTAGTAGCTGCCATTAGTGATTTCTTTACGGAAAGTACAGTCAGTGGTTTTATTGATTGGCACGAATCTGACAGAACCCCTGAATCACCAATTAAAGCAGGGCTGAGCTTGTTAACTAACACAGCATTTCAGATTGCCTTTTTACGCGCCATCTATACATTATTATGGACATTACTCTTCGTTGTTCCAGGAATCATAAAGAGTTTTTCCTACTCACAGGCGGTATACCTATATCGTGATGACTTACATGCTGGACGCGATATTCAATCAGCTAAATACTACATCGCACAATCTCAACAATTAATGACAGACCATAAAGGCCAATTATTTATCATGTATTTGAGCCTGATTGGTTGGTACTTCTTGAATTTCGCAACATTTGGTTTAGCCAACTTATTTACGTTACCTTATACCATGGCTATTCGAGCAGAATTCTACGTTGCTTTACGTGGTAATCAACCTGAAAAAACAACGATATTATAA